Part of the Henckelia pumila isolate YLH828 chromosome 2, ASM3356847v2, whole genome shotgun sequence genome is shown below.
ccaaCTACAAAGTCTATATCGAAGGAGACTcggctcaacatgaatatgcacatgcaacacaatatatcaaagcagtaaaatatgtatcatgacacataatatGCAATACATAATCATGCATACTCActggatatctcagtcagtactttacGTACCTCAACAACTGGCCTATATGTACAAGCATCTACAGTCCAAGCCTATATGCCAAGATAATAATATATCATTAATACTGATCtacaagccttaactagactaataatTACTCCCAATAACTACTAAGAGTCTATACTTATACttgcgtctgtcgtcagcccgctgatgtcgtaGGTCCTGACCCAAGCATACTAGAATCCTAAGAAATATACACTGATACACACTCAAACACCTCAAACACACATTGAATTATGATTTTTCGGCCCCTATTTATAAGCAagggttcgaaagctccgatccctagtacggaagctccgaactcgcaTGTCTGCCACGTCTTGAATTTCCTCtgatcggaagttctgatctgctcttcggaagctccgaattcccacttcggaagctccgatctacatGTCTTTCCATGCTTATACACACACTTGACACGTAGATAGTACACATGGCCTAACTCTTCACATGTTCCGATCTTATGTTCAGAAGGTCCGAACTCACCTTTTGCTTCGATCTGCAGTTGCTAGAGTCGAACCCACTTCGAAAGTTTCGATATGTTCGGTGGTTCTGAAGCCCTGATTCATTCTGATCCGATTAATCATCTTGTTAATTAATATTGGATTCTCTTAATCACTTTTAACCATTAAGCTCGTAAAATGATatatgggttactacaaatGACCTCATATTAGTAAAATATAGTCCGTATgtctaaaaatattaataaagaaaTCTTTTCTATATTatcttttttatattattaagttTGAGTCATAGATAGTAACTACTTTTGGTAGGTCATGTCATACCATTTTTTGTCTTCAAAATACACTTACTTATAACTACCATAattcttttaaataaaataaataatcaaaaattaataacaaaaaaatataacattaaatataaattattcagTTCTTATTATATTTCATATACAAGTTTGTTatacacaaaaaaaatttaatttatatgtaCACGTTGTGTGCATATATTTACTAGTTAATTATTATTCATATGGGCTATtaccaaaattataaaattattttaaagtttctttgtaattatttgatttgatgggtCCAATAAATCCCATGGAAAAATAAAAGACGGCGCATTCACATGTATAACATCCAAAAGAACCAAACCAATCTCAGCCGTTAACTACAAATCGACGGCAGATAGTCTCTCGTGTCATCCACCGATGTATATCAGCCTCGTCGCCGGTCAAAAAGGTTCAGCATCTCCGTCGTGTTAATGCTAAAACCctagaattcaaaaattcacccCACTTATGATTAGATTCGTCCAATCTCTTACCTCTCTGATTAAGCCGGATCAAGGTCTGTCTCCTTTTCCCCAGTGATGTATTTTTAATGGATTTTATGCAGTAATGTTTGAACGTACATATACGTGTGCTGCTTTTTTTTTTGCGTGAATGGTAGATTCTTATTGAATATACTTATACTGTGAATCATGGGCTAATTTGATTGTTTTTTTCTGGTTAAAATCATATGCTAGGTGGAGATTATGTATTTTCTGGGGAATTTCAACTGCGGGGTTTTAAGTTGATGTGGTTCTAAACTTATGGCAGCAACTTTTTGCTACACTGCTGCAACCAACCAATTAGCTCACTAGACACTAGTTCATCAGGCTTCTCAATTCTCGGGTCTGTAATGGTTCCCATCGAGAAGGGATCTCTACTAACCAAGAGGAGAGTCACACCAGGTGCTTGTCTGTGTTAGGGGGAAAAAAGAATATTTCATTATGCTACCAGAAATGAGGAGGGTTTTAGAGTCACACGTGTTTCGTAGAGTTGGGTCAGTGTATGAAACAGTCCAGGTCTTGATTGTTTTCATTTCTGCCTCCGAAATTTCAGTGGTGAATATGATGATTGATTCTTTTGCAGATTGGAGAGTGCACGGTCCCGCCAAAAAGGTATAGACATGCTTGCAGGATCCCTTTTCATCTGTGATGAATATTGTGATCATGCAATAGTGATTGTGGTATGGACATAGACTTGATCGATGTGGGGAATGTGAACGTGGGGCAACACGGGGCCATCATGGATGATGGAGACAATGATTCTAATGAAGGCGGCGAAAAGAATGCTCATGGACATTCTCTGGTTCAGGATGAAGTTGGGGTGGCTCCTGAGCCACATATGGGCATGGAATTTTATTCGGAACATGCGGCCATGATATTTTATGAAGAGTATGCAAGACATCTAGGTTTTAGAACCCATGTCAGCCACAACAATTGGTCTAAGGGTGATGGTAGATCTACCTCGCGAGAGTTTTTATGTACCGATCAGTCCAGAAAAAGGGCTAGTGAGAAATGCGAGGCCATGCTCAGAATAGAGGAAAGGGGCCAAGATAAATGGGTTGTGACAAAATTTGTTAAGGGGCATAGTCACTCAGTTACAGGTCCTAATAAGGGGCATTCCTTTAGGCCACAGAAGCGTTTCAACGCCGGGGCAAAAGATGTGGTGGAAACTGACCAAAGTGGGAATGTAATTCCCAGTGGCACGATGCGTGTATCTATTGATGGAAACCATGTTCCCCCTGAAATGAACCATGGAGGTAAGAACATGCGTCCAGAATCAAATCGTACAAACAAAAACTTTGGCTTATCTGTTTACTCTGCTAGGCATCCTACTCAAAAAAGATCATTAGGCAAGGATTCTCAGAATCTCCTAGATTATTTTAAGAAGATGCAGGCTGAGAACCCAGGATTTTACTATGCAATTCAACTTGATGAAGAGGGTCGTGTTGCTAATGTATTTTGGGCAGATGCTAGGTCGAGAACAGCTTACAGTCATTTTGGTGATGCTGTTGTCGTCGATACGATTTGCATAATAAATCAATACAAAGTGCCCATTGCCCCTTTTACAGGGTTTAACCATCATGGTCAGACAATTTTGTTCGGTTGTGCCCTACTGTTTGATGAATCGGAAGCTGCATTTGTTTGGCTATTTAAGACCTTTCTTGCCGCGATGAATGACCGTGCACCTGTCTCTGTGACCACGGCTAAGGGCAGAATCATACAGACAGCAGTTGCTCGGGTATTTCCAGAAGCACGACATTGTCTAAACAGGTGGCATGTGTTACGAGAAGGCCAAGATAAAATGGCTCATGTTTGCGTTGCTCATCCTAGTTTTCAAGTGGATCTCTATGATTGCCTAAACTTGACTGAGACCATTGAGGAATTTGAATCAATTTGGGCTTCTATCCTTGACAAATATGACTTGAAGAGAAATGATTGGCTCCAGTCAATATATGATTCTCGCAGGCAATGGGTGCCCGCTTATTGCCGAGACTTTTTCTTTGCTGCCATCTTTCCTCAGCAGCAATTTCAGAGCTTTTTTGATGGCTATGTAAATCAACAAACTACTTTGCCATTGTTCTTCAGGCAATATGAAAGTGCCTTAGAGAGTTCGTTTGAGAGGGAACTTGAAGCTGATTTTGATACAATATGCACCACCCCATTGCTGAAGACACCTTCGCCAATGGAAAAACAGGCAGCAAACCTGTACACAAAGagaatattcttaaaatttcaGGAGGAACTAGTTGAGACGTTTGCATATACTGCTAGTAGGATTGATGGTGATGGAGAAAACGACACCTTCagggttgcaaaatttgaggaTGACTATAAAGCCTATTTTGTAGCATTAAATATTTCCGAAAggaaagcatcctgcagctgTCATATGTTTGACTATTCTGGCATCCTTTGTAGGCATATTCTGACAGTGTTTACTGTAACAAATATACTCACCTTGCCATCTCATTACATCTTAAAGCGGTGGACTAGAAATGCTAAAGATGGTGCTTCTTTTGATGAACACTTTGAACTACAGGGTCAGGAGTCACTGACCAAGAGGTATAATAATTTGTGCAAGGAAGCAATCAGATATGCTGAGGCAGGGGCAATAACATCAGAAACATATAGCTTGGCACTTACTAGTCTCAGAGAAGGAGGGCAGAAGGTTGCTTGTGTTAAAAAAAATGTTGCAAAAGTTGTCCGTCCAAGTTCACAGGTTAGCAGAGTTAACAATGATGAGTGGAGGGCATCCAAATTGAGTGGAGATATGACACCATTACTGTGGCCGCAACAGGATGAAATAATACACCACTTTAATCTTAACGATGCTGGTGCTGCTGGTCAACCCATCATTCAGAAAAATGTCTCACACATGACCCCGATATCTCTTAACCGTGAGGAAAGTTACAGTGATAACATGGTACTTCAAATGTTAAGCTTATTTTTTGTAAATAACTTCTGCGTATTGTAACAAATCTTAAGCTCATTTACATTCCTTTTTTCTTCAGGTGGTTCTTCCTTGTCTTAAGTCAATGACTTGGGTGAtggaaaataaaaacttaacaCCAGAAGATAGGGTAGCTGTAATTAACCTGAAGGTACTATTCCACCGAATATTTGATCATGTGCTCCAAACTAACTAATGAGCTAAATTGTTTGGTTTCTTGTGTTCGCAAATCACGATTGCTATTTTCTATTTGCTTTTGCTATGCTCTTATTTTAAGATACTACATTTAGCCAATTTCTAAATTGCAAATCTGTCAGCATTGTTAAAGCTGGGAAATGGTAATCTGATGAATTTATCTTGACAATTTTATTTATCAGGATTATGTATAAATTTTGTGTTGATGTCATTCTGCCGTTGTCTCGACTGTCACCGATTTTTATTGCCACAATGTGTGTGTAGTCATAGGCCAATGCTCTCAAAATgtatattgaaattgaatgaacgTTTCTATTTTGCTTTTCTTTTGCTGTTTGCAGTTGCAAGATTATAGCACAAGTCCTACAGGAGAATCAGTGGTCAAATTTTCATTGTCAAAGATCACATTAGAGCCCATGTTAAGGTCCATGGCTTACATAAGTGAACAGCTCTCTACCCCTGCCAATAAAGTTGCTGTCATTAATTTGAAGGTTTGTGTTTTTCTTTTCTGATTGTaagtgtttaaaaattttatttttgcattgaATGGCTGAGATTCCTGTGTTAAAAGTAAGCTGTAAATTGGGCAGGTAAACCCTGATTAGACAAGAGTGTTTGTGCTTCATCCACTGAAATGCATGTTGAGTTTAGTCAATAAGTGTAAGGGATGGTATCTAAATTCTATACTTGATTGGCTAACAGAAAATTCTCTGTTGCATTGGTTGCATATGAGTAAAGGTATTCGCGGATAGAAGATTGCCAGCATCGGCTAGTTGTACCTTGCATAACCCCAGAGGGATGAGAACATTTGCTAATGGTTAATTTACTCACAACACAAAGGCTTCCTTGACCCCCATGCACAGCCCTGAACTAAAAAACTTAGCATTTATAGTGTAATAGAAATTTTCAATTCTTTGTTGTGCTTCTCATTTTACTCATCCACATTGCGGCATAATATTGATCTTGCCACCAAATTTGAGTGTTTCTGTTGGTTTGCAGTTGCGTTTTCAGAGACAATCTGTATATCTGAGACAAGGGAGTAGATATTTATATACATTGGACATTTTTGAAACAGGGGCAAATGCATGTGTAGCAGTCATGTATCATGTAGGGGCTGGAAAATTGGAGTCATGCCACAATCccatttttttgtttgtttaccGTGACAGAATATTTGTTGGTATTGCCTGCTTTATCTGCAGCTTCAAGATGCAGAGATGATTTCAGGTGAATCAGAGGTGAAATTTCAGGTATCCAGGGATGCATTAGGTGCCATGTTGAGATCAATGGCGTACATTCGTGAGCAGCTGTGTAATACAGTAAGCATTTGTCTCCTGCTGGCAATAATATCCTTATTTTGCTGAAATTCATGGTTACCTTTAACTGTTCATTTCATTTAaaagttatgattttttagtTACATTTTAGCATTCCCCTTCAACGTGCTATGGGCTGTGTTCAAACGTGAGAATGGTTTCATAAAAAATGGTTCAGTGTTGCGTTCACTTCAATTTATTTCATTCAGCCTTCTTTGTGGAATCTTCTGTCTGATTTCTTGTAAGGTTTTTGTTATTTGTTGGTGTGATGTTTGGTCGTGGATCGCTCCATAATTTAACTGACCAAAAACGGTTCTCAAAATGCCACTAGCTTGTTTTTTCTGAGGTAACCTATTTTTGGAGCGGACACAAGCTGTTATCACATGCTCCATCTATACAAACTGGAACTGTTTCATGTGATTTATTCTAGAATTATTTGTTTGTTACTTCCTCTATTCTACAGCATCACTCCGAAATTTTCTGATTCATAATTTTACACTTCTTAGAGAAGATTTATATCCCCTGGATGTTCTTGCAATGCAGGTTGAGCCGAAACAAGATAATGCAGCAAAAAGGCAAAGAAAAATATAGATAGACGCATATGTTTTCGTTCTCATCAAAGCTGAGAGGCAGGTTGGATCCGACTATAATCATACCCAGAGTAAATTATTTTCGGAATCATCCTGGTAACCTTAAACAAGGTAGATTTTCCTACTCGCCCAACTAATCTAGGTCTGTCAAGTTTGTAAATGCTAGTAAATAGGAGTCAACAGAAGGTCGGATATCTTATCTCCCATTTTACAGAAGCTCCACATTATAAGATGAGACGAAACCCTGTATATTGTTATTCACCAATTTTGTAGAAAATAGAAGAGAATTTGGTAGTTGTTTCATCCAGCAGCGCGGTTCCAAAGACGTGTTTTCATGTTATGTTCCTGAAAGATTTAGAATTTTTAAAGCTCATAGAGGCAAACGTATGAATTTTAGTGATTGGATCTGAGAAAGTAGTTTagagaaatttaaaatattgggTTCAATGGAATCAAAGCAAATAGAATGAGTATTGTCCAGGTGCATGCACATTGAGATGCTTAAAGAAGCAAACAAGAAACCTTGCATGTTCTTTGGCCAAACATGTCACTTCAATTTGGGGGTGTGATAAGAATGCAACGCATGCGAACAAAATATAGTTCAAACAAAGAATAAAGATTTAATAGTTTAATTTGATTATTGATATTTTTCAACTTTCAATTTCTAGatattatatttgaattttttttttgtatggtTCTCACAATTCGTGTTCCTAACCAATACTTTTGGCCATGTTTCAAGTTGATCTTGcaattttttgttgagtttagtgcACACCTTGATTTACATCTTTCcttattaattacaaaaaaatttttgaccaatgagatatttatttcttatcatAAGTAGTTTTGTATTTAATGAGAGGAATTGTAAGTTGGTGTAAGTCAAattgtatcattttttttttttgtttagtgAAAACAAAGAGTAAGACTAGAAATTGGTTCGtctttaaaaacaataaaaggcATTTGATAATTAATTTGTGTAAACTACGATCAATAACATCCGATAAATATTTATAAGATTTTCCAATACTAATAtagaaataaatattaaatattgtaATTATATTTTGGACCCGACTTGAGAGCTGCTTGCTTCCCTCATGTACGGTACCACCTTTCTTACGCATATTTCAAAAATGAACTTTGATTGGTTTTTGTGGATTTTAGTTTATGATAATTAATAACGTtactcaaaaataaaagaaaataattaataacgCAAAAATTCTCATCGGTCAATTGGTCAATTTTTAAAGACGATTCTCACATTTAATCTTattcataaaaatttatttatttttatgtcagaaatattaattattgtaGATATGAGTAGATCGATTCGTTTCACGGGTTCGCACAGAAAACCTATTCAATTAAATGAATTAATAAATACTCGATTAataattgtacaaaaaatttagGAATTCGATAAGGGTCTAGCAAAATagctaataataataacattttttttaaaaaaaaagataataataaataattataaaccgAAACTTCAAAGAGTTATCACATCTcgtctattttatttatttaatttaattaattaatttataatttataaccatattaaaatattgatttactGATTGTTGTGGCTCATCTCGTACTAAAATTTCAACTTCATACACAATTATATCCTTTCTCTCTCAactcaaaactatatatatatatatatatatatatatatatatatatatatatatatagtattacactagcaaaatatattttattttattttattttttgatattatttgaaTCACATAATGGTTTGGTTTAATTGATAGTCACGTACACCATGCGTACAttgttattgtttttttgaaagttttttttttaaagtcgtACTTTGTTATtgttaaagaaaaattaagtggCATCTTTTGGTGCATTGCaattatatcataataataatattatcatTAATTGTCACTATTTAATCACATTATTACCTTACATTTACAAGATCCAAAATGGTGGGAATCTCTGTAAAGTCAAATAATTTGTTATCGTGCCATAATTTATATTGTCTTTGATTGATTGGAGGACAACTTTAAAGTAAGTGGCATTGAACCAAAGGGGTCAACtccattatatatattttgacaAACAAATGAAGACATATTTTGAGGACTAACGTAAGCCTATTTTGCTGCATATTTTGTTATCGTGCCATAATTTATATTGTCTTTGATTGATTGGAGGACAACTTTAAAGCAAGTGGCATTGAACCAAAGGGGTCAACtccattatatatatttttccataTGGTGTGGAGTTTTTTTGGCTATATCAAACTCGTGTCTTTCTCCAATTAGAATATTTATACATTTATGCTGTTGTTCTACAAGTGAGATGATTTCAACTCTATTAGTATTGTTGTCGTTGTTTAGAGATTTATCACAATTAGATATCATCAAACTTGAGAATTCgtcttaaatttaaaattttggtcCTAAATGAACGGTATACTAGGCTGGTCAACTCCATGATTGGAGAACATGAAATAGGTATAATTTTAAGCACTGCTTCACATGAAGTACTAATTATAATGGTTAATGAGATTCTATCGTTTGGGTAGTACTCAAATAATTTATCGGAAGGTTATTGGAAGGTTTACGTCTCAACACATatacataattaatattataatattggAATGACAAATCATGAATTGTTAAATCTCTTATTAGCGTAATTTTCTTATGATAGGTTGAAATAAACCAATTATAATATGCAATTAGCCCATCGAACCACATACATACTGTGAATTTAGACATTTTTATTTGTGCTATTGTTTATGTGTACTAATCATGTGAGTTCTCGTGGATTCTTGGATTTTATAAAAAGTCAAATAAAGAAATCCTTCCTTGACTCAAAAAAAGTCGACACTTAAAAAGAGAGCAAGGGTAGTAATTTATAATCAtctttaattaactaaaataactaatcaaaatattaaaaaattgttttcacaatatatatatatatatcaattcaaatttcaaacaaaaatttGACCCATCAAGTGGTGGGAGCAATACACATGCAATACTGAAAACACTTGTTTCATTCATAAATGGCACTCAACAATATGTACCAGCCACCGCCAAACCTCAATTATTAGACATGAATCTTCTTGAGCATCCAGATCCTCAACACATCAGACTACAAAAACCCCTTGGTTACAATGATGTATACCACAGCACACACAAATGTTTAATTCTATGCTATTATTCGGTGAATATGTTTTTGATATTCTTGCTCAGAGTTCGATGGGTCGTCTAATC
Proteins encoded:
- the LOC140879474 gene encoding protein FAR1-RELATED SEQUENCE 3 — its product is MDIDLIDVGNVNVGQHGAIMDDGDNDSNEGGEKNAHGHSLVQDEVGVAPEPHMGMEFYSEHAAMIFYEEYARHLGFRTHVSHNNWSKGDGRSTSREFLCTDQSRKRASEKCEAMLRIEERGQDKWVVTKFVKGHSHSVTGPNKGHSFRPQKRFNAGAKDVVETDQSGNVIPSGTMRVSIDGNHVPPEMNHGGKNMRPESNRTNKNFGLSVYSARHPTQKRSLGKDSQNLLDYFKKMQAENPGFYYAIQLDEEGRVANVFWADARSRTAYSHFGDAVVVDTICIINQYKVPIAPFTGFNHHGQTILFGCALLFDESEAAFVWLFKTFLAAMNDRAPVSVTTAKGRIIQTAVARVFPEARHCLNRWHVLREGQDKMAHVCVAHPSFQVDLYDCLNLTETIEEFESIWASILDKYDLKRNDWLQSIYDSRRQWVPAYCRDFFFAAIFPQQQFQSFFDGYVNQQTTLPLFFRQYESALESSFERELEADFDTICTTPLLKTPSPMEKQAANLYTKRIFLKFQEELVETFAYTASRIDGDGENDTFRVAKFEDDYKAYFVALNISERKASCSCHMFDYSGILCRHILTVFTVTNILTLPSHYILKRWTRNAKDGASFDEHFELQGQESLTKRYNNLCKEAIRYAEAGAITSETYSLALTSLREGGQKVACVKKNVAKVVRPSSQVSRVNNDEWRASKLSGDMTPLLWPQQDEIIHHFNLNDAGAAGQPIIQKNVSHMTPISLNREESYSDNMVVLPCLKSMTWVMENKNLTPEDRVAVINLKLQDYSTSPTGESVVKFSLSKITLEPMLRSMAYISEQLSTPANKVAVINLKLQDAEMISGESEVKFQVSRDALGAMLRSMAYIREQLCNTVEPKQDNAAKRQRKI